A single window of Methanoculleus oceani DNA harbors:
- a CDS encoding Zn-ribbon domain-containing protein gives MPHKCTQCGREFEDGSTKILKGCPSCGGKKFLYIREAERHDDVLKEKTIDEIARDTGEDVLEVQRDRRKEEIEVFERIESIRILGPGSYELNIEKLARSDEVVVGLEKEGKYVVDILSMAKKKK, from the coding sequence ATGCCTCACAAGTGTACGCAATGCGGCAGGGAGTTCGAGGACGGTTCGACGAAGATACTGAAGGGGTGTCCGAGCTGCGGCGGGAAGAAGTTTCTCTACATCCGTGAGGCCGAACGGCACGACGACGTGCTGAAGGAGAAGACCATCGATGAGATTGCCCGGGATACGGGCGAGGACGTGCTCGAGGTCCAGCGGGATCGACGGAAAGAAGAGATCGAGGTCTTCGAGCGGATTGAGAGCATTCGTATCCTCGGTCCCGGTTCGTACGAGTTAAATATCGAGAAATTGGCCAGATCGGACGAGGTCGTCGTCGGACTGGAAAAGGAAGGAAAATACGTGGTGGACATCCTCTCTATGGCCAAGAAGAAGAAGTAA
- a CDS encoding DUF2073 domain-containing protein, translating to MIQGVQIDLISAERLDRLTAMEKIRLILDDVMEGNIVILEKGLAPDEQSKLIEITMREIAPDGFSGIEMETYPIRDAGNGFLAKLFGGKRSETRLTVIGPANQLKTLKKEKDLISAWVSSSR from the coding sequence ATGATACAGGGTGTACAGATCGACCTGATTTCGGCGGAACGTCTTGATCGTCTCACTGCGATGGAGAAGATCCGCCTGATCCTCGATGACGTCATGGAAGGAAACATCGTCATTCTGGAGAAGGGTCTCGCGCCGGACGAGCAGAGCAAACTCATCGAGATCACGATGCGGGAGATCGCTCCGGACGGGTTTTCCGGAATCGAGATGGAGACCTATCCCATCAGGGATGCCGGAAACGGGTTCCTGGCGAAACTTTTCGGCGGAAAACGCTCCGAGACCCGCCTGACGGTGATCGGACCTGCAAACCAGCTCAAGACGCTCAAGAAGGAGAAGGATCTCATCAGCGCATGGGTCTCGTCTTCGAGATGA
- a CDS encoding Era-like GTP-binding protein, producing MTFLVRTKKKISGFLKAFFKKRTCRIGIYGPPNAGKTTLANRIVRDWVGDAVGPVSEVPHETRRVRRKEDITITGQNGNSITIDIVDTPGVTTKIDYNEFVEYGLEKEEAVKRAREATEGVAEAMHWLREDIDGVIYMLDSTLDPFQQVNIMLVGIIESRKLPVLIVANKNDLPDASAARIKSAFPQHPVISISGLEGNNVDELYEHMTSYFG from the coding sequence ATGACGTTCTTAGTTCGTACGAAAAAAAAGATCTCGGGGTTCTTGAAGGCATTCTTTAAGAAGCGGACCTGCCGCATCGGGATCTATGGACCCCCCAATGCCGGCAAGACGACGCTTGCAAACAGAATTGTGCGTGATTGGGTCGGCGATGCGGTCGGGCCGGTCAGTGAGGTGCCTCACGAGACCCGCCGCGTGCGGCGCAAAGAGGATATAACCATCACGGGGCAGAACGGCAACTCGATCACCATCGATATCGTCGATACGCCGGGCGTGACGACCAAAATCGACTACAACGAGTTCGTTGAGTATGGCCTCGAGAAGGAGGAAGCGGTCAAGCGGGCACGGGAGGCGACCGAGGGCGTGGCTGAGGCGATGCACTGGCTCCGTGAGGATATCGACGGTGTCATCTACATGCTCGACTCCACGCTGGACCCGTTCCAGCAGGTGAATATCATGCTTGTCGGGATCATCGAGAGCCGGAAGCTCCCGGTCCTGATCGTCGCGAACAAGAACGATCTCCCTGATGCTTCCGCCGCACGGATCAAGAGTGCGTTTCCCCAGCACCCCGTCATCTCCATATCCGGTCTTGAAGGGAACAACGTGGATGAGTTATACGAACACATGACGTCATATTTCGGGTGA
- a CDS encoding CBS domain-containing protein: MMNNSDTIRFETRVPVREVMQSHPTTIDVGETVARAAQTMCHDEVGSCIVLQNNLPAGIVTEEDINCKVVAKDSKPSSIRVSEIMSTPLITIGADKLVGDAAAMMVKHRVRRLPVVEDQRVIGIVTVRDILTVAAEVNELLADLIEINREEEYAMGVCDRCGNMSDDLSRVDNLMLCPVCREEEQLL, translated from the coding sequence ATGATGAATAATAGCGATACCATCCGCTTCGAGACACGCGTTCCAGTCAGGGAGGTCATGCAGAGCCATCCAACGACCATCGATGTGGGGGAGACTGTCGCCCGGGCGGCGCAGACCATGTGCCACGATGAGGTCGGCAGTTGTATCGTGCTGCAGAATAACCTGCCCGCCGGGATCGTCACGGAGGAGGATATTAACTGCAAAGTTGTAGCAAAAGACTCGAAACCGAGCAGCATTCGCGTCAGCGAGATCATGAGTACCCCGCTGATCACGATCGGTGCCGACAAACTGGTCGGTGATGCCGCGGCAATGATGGTGAAGCACCGGGTCCGCAGGCTTCCAGTCGTTGAGGACCAGCGAGTTATCGGGATCGTGACGGTCAGGGATATTCTCACCGTCGCGGCCGAAGTGAACGAACTGCTGGCGGACCTCATCGAGATCAACCGCGAGGAAGAGTACGCCATGGGGGTCTGCGACAGATGCGGGAACATGTCCGACGATCTCTCGCGGGTCGACAACCTTATGCTCTGCCCCGTCTGTCGGGAGGAGGAGCAGTTGCTATGA
- a CDS encoding CBS domain-containing protein — translation MKVASNLMVEIPTLHYDDYITKARSVLRDDVFRELYIVDERNRLAGYLDISDVLRVMDTKSNVTIKGFVREAARVAPNTPLAEVGLAILNARTNSAAVVNEDGTFQGGVLFSELFPVLISRRDIPGRVEAAMSREPVTCAPDDSIHRIYSLIVASGFTAFPVVQKKETIGIISRRDLLRAGSVRTSVKNQADTTVERVMTTPVITVTPDDTIATASRLMVDHDISILPVVDERKRLVGVIDRHDVLAGRTA, via the coding sequence ATGAAAGTGGCCTCAAACCTGATGGTGGAGATTCCAACCCTGCACTACGACGACTACATCACGAAAGCACGCAGCGTTCTCCGGGACGACGTCTTTCGCGAACTCTATATCGTGGACGAAAGAAACCGTCTGGCAGGCTATCTCGACATATCCGACGTCCTGCGGGTTATGGACACCAAGTCGAACGTCACCATCAAAGGATTTGTCAGGGAGGCTGCCCGGGTCGCCCCGAATACGCCCCTTGCAGAGGTCGGCCTCGCTATACTGAATGCCCGTACAAACAGTGCTGCAGTCGTCAACGAAGACGGTACGTTCCAGGGAGGGGTGCTCTTCTCCGAACTCTTCCCCGTCCTGATCTCCCGTCGCGACATCCCCGGCAGGGTCGAGGCAGCCATGTCGCGGGAACCCGTCACCTGCGCACCGGATGACTCAATACACCGCATCTACAGCCTGATCGTTGCGAGCGGCTTTACCGCATTTCCGGTAGTGCAGAAGAAAGAGACCATCGGCATCATCTCCCGCCGGGATCTTCTGCGCGCCGGAAGTGTCCGCACATCGGTGAAGAATCAGGCCGACACCACCGTCGAGCGGGTGATGACGACACCCGTCATCACGGTGACGCCGGACGACACGATAGCAACGGCGAGCCGGCTGATGGTCGACCACGACATCAGCATCCTCCCGGTCGTCGACGAGAGAAAGAGGCTCGTCGGCGTTATCGACCGCCATGACGTCCTCGCTGGCCGCACCGCATAA
- a CDS encoding CBS domain-containing protein, translated as MQPNSNNSDKKPADRLLKMPGKRDRGPVDFKTRIAGYEGEIMAIATRDVVMAQRTTTIIQAVEIMTRAGFRRLPVVDAGTHRLRGIVTVSDIIDFMGGGDKFNLVQVKHAGNFLAAINEELREIMTPHLVTMPVTGSIADAVDIIVNKNVGGIPITDAEGELKGIVTERDVMKVLTTEHSRRRAEDVMKSSVRVTSPDTPIGKVCEEMVKCRFRRLPVVVDEVLCGIVTATDVMSYLGKGKAFEQLTTGDSAEVMGAPVRSLLSGELYTTTPDRNIHDVALEMIQRRVGALPVIEDSHLVGLVTEYDLVKAFAEE; from the coding sequence ATGCAACCGAATTCCAATAATTCAGATAAGAAACCGGCTGACAGACTCCTGAAGATGCCGGGCAAACGCGACCGCGGACCGGTCGACTTCAAGACGAGGATCGCCGGGTATGAAGGCGAGATTATGGCGATCGCTACCCGGGACGTTGTTATGGCACAGCGGACCACCACGATCATCCAGGCAGTCGAGATCATGACCCGCGCAGGGTTCCGCAGGCTGCCGGTCGTCGATGCCGGAACACACCGCCTCCGTGGAATCGTGACCGTCAGCGACATCATCGACTTCATGGGCGGCGGCGATAAGTTCAACCTCGTGCAGGTGAAGCACGCAGGGAACTTCCTCGCGGCCATCAACGAGGAACTTCGCGAGATCATGACCCCGCACCTGGTCACCATGCCCGTTACCGGGAGCATCGCCGATGCGGTCGACATCATCGTCAACAAAAACGTCGGCGGGATCCCCATCACCGACGCCGAAGGAGAACTGAAGGGTATCGTGACCGAGCGTGACGTGATGAAGGTGCTCACCACCGAGCACTCGCGCCGCAGGGCGGAAGACGTCATGAAGTCGTCGGTACGCGTCACCAGTCCCGACACCCCGATCGGCAAAGTATGCGAGGAGATGGTGAAGTGCAGGTTCAGGCGGCTTCCGGTCGTCGTCGACGAAGTTCTCTGCGGCATCGTCACCGCCACCGATGTCATGAGTTATCTCGGAAAAGGCAAAGCCTTCGAGCAGCTGACGACCGGGGACTCCGCCGAGGTTATGGGGGCGCCGGTGCGGTCGCTCCTCTCCGGGGAACTTTACACGACCACACCGGACCGGAACATCCACGACGTCGCCCTCGAGATGATCCAGCGGCGCGTCGGGGCGCTCCCCGTTATAGAAGATTCGCACCTTGTCGGACTCGTGACGGAATACGACCTTGTGAAGGCATTTGCAGAGGAGTGA
- a CDS encoding CBS domain-containing protein, with protein sequence MRAIDVMSTPVYVVAPTDNVAYARNLMLKHRVSRLPVMEGDDLRGILTKKDIAYRLRQTEPMWRRRPIDRIPVSILMAPDPITVKPETSIRDIAAIMLDRDISGLPVADNGKITGIVTKLDVIRSAHVRGLTARVGEIMEDAVTVNRYHSLDHVIDTIKGKNDKLIVVNDNGSLAGIITESNLAFYEYQDERMNLPRKDVTHLRKEEPAGQKRFRYVVEVSAVAEDIMSRPVITVSPDASLQDAVGLMLENQINSLIVVVDGDVRGMLKRDDIIKEVAK encoded by the coding sequence ATGCGTGCCATTGATGTGATGTCGACGCCGGTGTACGTCGTTGCACCGACCGATAACGTTGCCTATGCGCGAAACCTTATGCTCAAGCACCGTGTGTCGAGACTCCCCGTTATGGAAGGGGACGATCTTCGGGGCATCCTTACCAAGAAGGATATCGCCTACCGGCTCAGGCAGACGGAACCTATGTGGCGACGACGCCCGATCGACCGGATCCCGGTCAGTATCCTGATGGCACCGGACCCGATCACCGTAAAGCCGGAGACCAGCATTCGCGATATTGCAGCCATAATGCTTGATCGGGACATATCCGGACTACCCGTGGCCGATAACGGCAAGATAACCGGCATCGTCACCAAACTGGACGTCATACGTTCGGCCCACGTACGCGGGCTCACCGCCCGGGTCGGCGAGATCATGGAGGATGCGGTCACGGTCAACCGGTATCATTCGCTGGACCATGTCATCGACACGATAAAAGGAAAAAACGATAAACTTATTGTCGTTAACGACAATGGAAGCCTTGCCGGCATAATTACGGAGAGTAACCTCGCATTTTATGAGTATCAGGACGAGCGGATGAACCTGCCCAGGAAAGACGTTACACACCTCCGAAAAGAGGAGCCGGCAGGGCAGAAACGCTTCAGATACGTCGTCGAGGTATCGGCAGTTGCAGAGGACATCATGAGCCGCCCGGTCATTACCGTCTCCCCCGATGCATCCCTCCAGGATGCTGTCGGGTTGATGCTGGAAAACCAGATCAACAGTCTCATTGTCGTGGTGGACGGGGATGTCCGGGGGATGCTCAAGAGAGATGATATCATCAAGGAAGTGGCAAAATGA
- a CDS encoding CBS domain-containing protein, which translates to MSDRFQVLVKDVMAKPITIAKSAFVSEALEKMLGEGVDPLIVTNNGTVIGTTSRAAIAETLGSRKTQALKATSIHVANTVEENFTSAYPDQSLDVLVPLLQHYKLVVVLDAEHRLIGQVTAGDLLKVLRPAGGITEIMEPAHTIQGEERAVHLRRRMLDGEIDRFIVEDGDRVLGIVTETDVAKALHAFKDLVEGTHQDYRIRNLLVRDIMSAPLISMDADTDVSDVIDLMLKKNISSVPIKQNGKIAGVVTRNSLVQAL; encoded by the coding sequence ATGAGCGACAGATTTCAGGTACTCGTCAAAGACGTGATGGCAAAACCGATCACTATCGCGAAGTCCGCCTTTGTCAGCGAAGCGCTCGAGAAAATGCTCGGTGAAGGCGTCGATCCGCTCATCGTGACCAACAACGGCACGGTCATCGGCACGACATCCCGGGCGGCGATCGCAGAGACGCTCGGGAGCAGGAAGACCCAGGCGCTGAAGGCCACATCCATCCATGTCGCGAACACGGTCGAGGAGAACTTCACCTCCGCATACCCGGACCAGAGCCTCGACGTTCTGGTGCCGCTGCTCCAGCACTACAAGCTGGTCGTGGTTCTCGATGCCGAGCACCGCCTCATCGGACAGGTGACGGCAGGGGACCTCCTGAAGGTGCTCCGGCCGGCGGGCGGTATCACGGAGATCATGGAACCGGCACACACCATCCAGGGCGAGGAGCGGGCCGTCCACCTCCGCCGGAGGATGCTTGACGGCGAGATCGACCGCTTCATCGTCGAGGACGGCGATAGAGTCCTCGGTATCGTCACGGAGACCGATGTCGCAAAGGCGCTCCATGCGTTCAAGGATCTCGTGGAGGGTACCCACCAGGACTACCGGATCAGGAACCTCCTCGTGCGGGATATCATGAGCGCGCCCCTGATCTCAATGGACGCAGATACGGACGTCTCCGACGTCATCGACCTGATGCTCAAGAAGAACATCAGCTCCGTCCCGATCAAGCAAAACGGTAAGATCGCGGGTGTCGTGACCCGGAATTCACTCGTCCAGGCCCTGTGA
- a CDS encoding deoxyhypusine synthase has product MKPTQPVKPNRDVTALLLSMSRTGFQGRKLGESLGVWTRMVEDPDCTIFMGLSGAMIPAGMQNILIELVKHRYIDVIVSTGANIFHDTCEHLGVRHYLGHHHADDAALFEEGIDRIYDVFAYEEEFRGIDAEISRFADEIAPFRGSSREFIQVLGEWLREHRPEGRSLIATCAEYGVPIFIPALGDSSIGIGLVMARRRGVEVDIDQLADTDEITRMVEESKKTGVIYVGGGVPKNFIQQTQVIASIHEQNLGGHAYAVQYTTDAPHWGGLSGCTFEEAISWGKEAPESPRVQCFCDATIALPIVASGLIGSGVRRARRSP; this is encoded by the coding sequence ATGAAACCAACGCAGCCAGTCAAACCGAACAGGGATGTAACGGCCCTCCTTCTGTCCATGAGCAGGACCGGCTTCCAGGGGAGAAAACTCGGGGAGTCGCTCGGCGTCTGGACCAGGATGGTCGAAGATCCGGACTGCACGATATTCATGGGGCTGTCGGGCGCGATGATCCCGGCAGGCATGCAGAACATACTCATCGAACTCGTCAAACATCGCTACATCGACGTCATCGTCTCGACGGGTGCGAACATCTTCCACGACACCTGCGAGCACCTCGGCGTCCGGCACTACCTCGGCCACCACCACGCAGACGACGCGGCACTCTTCGAGGAGGGGATCGACCGCATCTACGACGTCTTCGCGTACGAAGAGGAGTTCCGGGGCATCGACGCGGAGATCTCGCGGTTTGCCGACGAAATCGCACCGTTCCGGGGTTCGTCGCGGGAGTTCATCCAGGTTTTAGGAGAGTGGCTCCGCGAGCACAGGCCGGAGGGGCGGTCGCTCATCGCCACCTGTGCCGAATACGGCGTCCCGATCTTCATTCCCGCCCTCGGCGACTCATCCATCGGCATCGGCCTCGTGATGGCGCGCCGGCGCGGGGTCGAGGTCGATATCGACCAGCTTGCCGACACCGACGAGATCACGCGGATGGTCGAGGAATCGAAGAAGACCGGCGTCATCTACGTCGGCGGCGGCGTGCCGAAGAACTTCATCCAGCAGACCCAGGTCATCGCCTCGATCCACGAACAGAACCTCGGCGGGCATGCCTACGCCGTCCAGTACACCACCGACGCGCCCCACTGGGGCGGCCTTTCCGGGTGCACGTTCGAGGAGGCGATCAGCTGGGGCAAGGAGGCGCCGGAGTCGCCTCGTGTCCAGTGCTTCTGCGACGCAACGATAGCGCTCCCCATCGTCGCGTCGGGGCTGATCGGGAGCGGGGTTCGGCGGGCTCGCCGCTCCCCCTGA
- a CDS encoding 30S ribosomal protein S13, with amino-acid sequence MDEEEIKYFVRVRNTDLDGTKAVHIALTGIKGIGPRTSRTITALAGVDPHAVLGKLDDGSVERIANAVDTYTEQVPDWMVNRPKDVYTGEIRHLLGTDLTMMNDDDVNRMRKMRSYRGIRHETGQKVRGQRTKSTGRTGTTVGVKRKKN; translated from the coding sequence ATGGATGAAGAAGAGATAAAGTACTTTGTTCGAGTCAGAAACACTGATCTCGACGGCACCAAGGCAGTGCACATTGCACTGACCGGGATCAAGGGCATTGGTCCGCGCACGTCGCGCACCATCACCGCTCTTGCCGGCGTGGATCCTCATGCCGTGCTCGGCAAGCTGGACGACGGATCGGTCGAGCGGATCGCAAACGCCGTCGACACGTACACCGAACAGGTGCCCGACTGGATGGTAAACCGCCCGAAAGATGTCTACACCGGAGAGATCCGCCACCTCCTCGGAACCGATCTCACCATGATGAATGACGATGACGTCAACCGTATGCGCAAGATGCGCAGCTACCGGGGCATCAGGCACGAGACCGGACAGAAGGTCCGCGGTCAGCGCACCAAGTCCACCGGAAGAACGGGCACGACCGTCGGCGTCAAGAGAAAGAAGAATTGA
- a CDS encoding 30S ribosomal protein S4, which produces MAYPGKNHKQYATPKRRFEKTRLEDEKRLIIDYGLRNKRELWKAQSVLRKYRAAARELVALRSGGLSTEDYQKKRDQLINHLYRYGLVGENADVGDALALKVEQQLDRRLQTLVIRKGLARSPKQARQFITHGHIAISGRRVTIPSYRVARAEEMEISYYGPSPFTNDVHPERSRIARTGMR; this is translated from the coding sequence ATGGCATATCCAGGAAAAAACCACAAGCAGTACGCGACGCCCAAGCGGCGGTTCGAGAAGACCAGACTCGAGGACGAGAAACGGCTCATCATCGATTACGGCCTGAGGAACAAGCGTGAACTCTGGAAGGCCCAGAGTGTGCTGCGCAAGTACCGTGCTGCCGCCCGCGAGCTGGTGGCACTGCGCTCAGGCGGCCTCAGCACCGAGGACTACCAGAAGAAGAGAGACCAGCTCATCAACCACCTGTACCGTTACGGTCTCGTCGGTGAGAACGCCGATGTCGGTGACGCTCTCGCCCTGAAGGTCGAGCAGCAGCTCGACCGGCGCCTCCAGACTCTGGTCATCCGCAAGGGGCTCGCACGATCCCCGAAGCAGGCCCGCCAGTTCATCACCCACGGCCACATCGCGATCTCCGGTCGCCGCGTGACCATACCGAGCTACCGGGTCGCGAGAGCCGAAGAGATGGAGATCAGTTATTACGGCCCCTCCCCGTTCACGAACGACGTTCATCCCGAGAGAAGCCGCATCGCCCGCACAGGAATGAGGTAA
- a CDS encoding 30S ribosomal protein S11, producing MAEEKWGIAHIFASFNNTIITVTDLSGAETVTKSSGGMVVKQDRNESSPYAAMQMAIQVAQNARDKGITGVHVKVRAPGRGKQRSPGPGAQAAIRALARAGMRIGRIEDVTPVPHDSIRGKGGRRGRRV from the coding sequence ATGGCAGAAGAGAAATGGGGCATTGCACATATCTTTGCCTCCTTTAACAACACCATCATCACCGTCACCGATCTCTCCGGAGCCGAGACGGTCACCAAGAGCAGCGGCGGCATGGTCGTGAAGCAGGACAGGAACGAGAGCTCCCCGTATGCCGCCATGCAGATGGCAATCCAGGTCGCACAGAACGCACGCGACAAGGGGATCACCGGCGTCCACGTGAAGGTTCGCGCACCCGGCCGCGGCAAGCAGCGGAGCCCCGGGCCCGGCGCCCAGGCAGCGATCCGTGCCCTTGCCCGTGCAGGGATGAGGATCGGCCGCATCGAAGACGTCACCCCGGTGCCCCACGACAGCATCCGCGGTAAGGGCGGCCGGAGAGGAAGGAGAGTGTAA
- a CDS encoding DNA-directed RNA polymerase subunit D: MEIAFSRLDERVAKFTLTGVSTSFANMFRRAMISEVPTLAIEDVRIYDNTSVLFDEMLTHRLGLIPLQTDLKRYKPRSECTCEGAGCPVCTATYTLSVEGPKTVYSSDLIPQDPDAAPAEEKIPIIDLGRDQKVVLEAYAIVSTGNEHAKWQATTACGYKNYPQITIGESCDGCGMCVDECPRNVLESGQGKVQVVEGRQEFCSLCRLCERACLAGGIGTEAAIRIGADAERFIFVVEGDGSMPVRDIIERALQYIQKSSDDLVDVMNEITGEGTE; this comes from the coding sequence ATGGAGATAGCGTTTTCTCGACTGGATGAGAGAGTCGCCAAATTCACCCTGACCGGCGTTTCCACATCGTTTGCCAATATGTTCAGGCGGGCGATGATCAGCGAAGTGCCGACGCTCGCCATCGAAGATGTCCGTATCTACGATAACACAAGCGTACTCTTCGATGAGATGCTGACGCACCGGCTGGGGCTCATCCCCCTGCAGACCGACCTGAAACGCTACAAACCACGTAGCGAATGCACCTGCGAAGGCGCAGGGTGCCCGGTCTGCACCGCCACCTATACGCTCTCCGTCGAGGGGCCGAAGACCGTCTACTCAAGCGACCTGATACCCCAGGACCCCGACGCCGCACCGGCAGAGGAGAAGATCCCCATCATCGACCTCGGGCGAGATCAAAAGGTCGTTCTCGAAGCTTACGCCATCGTCAGCACCGGAAACGAGCATGCCAAGTGGCAGGCGACTACCGCCTGCGGGTACAAGAATTACCCCCAGATCACCATCGGTGAGTCGTGCGACGGGTGCGGCATGTGCGTCGACGAATGTCCGCGCAACGTGCTTGAGTCCGGACAGGGAAAGGTCCAGGTCGTCGAAGGGCGGCAGGAATTCTGTTCCCTCTGCAGACTCTGCGAGCGGGCGTGCCTTGCCGGCGGCATCGGTACCGAGGCGGCAATCCGTATCGGCGCCGATGCAGAGAGATTCATCTTCGTGGTGGAAGGCGACGGCTCAATGCCCGTCCGGGATATCATCGAGAGAGCGCTACAGTATATCCAGAAATCATCAGACGACCTGGTAGACGTGATGAACGAGATTACGGGAGAGGGGACTGAATGA
- a CDS encoding 50S ribosomal protein L18e: MKKTTENKSNPRLTALIVTLKDASRIHEANIWREIAKRLDAPRKNYAEVNLSKIDRYANEGETILVPGKVLGSGALSLPVKIAALDFSEAAMSKITGANGTCMTIEDLVRDNPKGSRVRILR; this comes from the coding sequence ATGAAGAAGACAACCGAGAATAAATCGAACCCCCGGCTGACCGCCCTCATCGTGACGCTGAAAGATGCGTCCCGCATACATGAGGCGAACATCTGGCGCGAGATTGCAAAGAGGCTGGATGCACCCCGGAAGAACTACGCAGAGGTGAACCTCAGCAAGATCGACCGGTACGCGAATGAAGGCGAGACGATCCTGGTGCCGGGCAAGGTGCTCGGCAGCGGAGCGCTCAGCCTGCCGGTGAAGATCGCCGCGCTGGACTTCTCCGAGGCCGCGATGAGCAAGATCACCGGTGCCAACGGGACGTGCATGACTATCGAGGACCTTGTTCGGGATAACCCGAAAGGGAGCAGGGTACGGATCCTCAGGTGA
- a CDS encoding 50S ribosomal protein L13, translated as MVTVIDADGLLLGRMASIVAQRALAGEEIAIVNVEKAIVSGSRAHVLENYTTKRERGSREGGPFFPRRPDHIVKRTIRGMLPYKRERGIAAFKRIKTYVGVPVELVGMETETLEGAHIDRLSSPRYITIGAISTNLGAKY; from the coding sequence ATGGTTACAGTTATCGACGCAGACGGATTACTGCTCGGAAGAATGGCCAGCATCGTCGCGCAGCGCGCGCTCGCCGGCGAAGAGATTGCCATCGTGAACGTGGAGAAGGCAATCGTCTCCGGAAGCCGGGCACACGTGCTTGAGAACTACACCACGAAGCGCGAGCGGGGATCCCGTGAGGGCGGCCCGTTCTTCCCGCGCAGGCCGGACCATATCGTCAAGCGCACCATACGGGGCATGCTTCCGTACAAACGCGAGCGCGGTATCGCCGCATTCAAGCGGATCAAGACCTATGTCGGGGTTCCGGTGGAACTTGTCGGGATGGAGACCGAAACGCTCGAAGGAGCCCACATAGACCGGCTGAGCAGCCCAAGGTATATAACGATCGGGGCGATAAGCACCAACCTCGGAGCAAAATATTAG
- a CDS encoding 30S ribosomal protein S9, with protein MAKIINTSGKRKTAIARATLKPGNGRVRINSVPLEIYGNELIRMKIAEPLLLAPTALDGVDAAIDVSGGGTMGQAEAVRTALARGIVEWHNDPQIKDVFLAYDRTLLVNDSRQKETKKPHGPGARARFQKSYR; from the coding sequence ATGGCAAAGATCATCAATACAAGCGGTAAGAGAAAGACGGCAATCGCCCGGGCGACCTTAAAACCCGGCAACGGCCGGGTCCGCATCAACTCCGTACCCCTGGAGATCTACGGGAACGAGCTGATTCGCATGAAGATCGCCGAGCCGCTGCTGCTGGCGCCGACCGCACTCGACGGTGTCGATGCGGCGATCGACGTCTCGGGCGGCGGTACGATGGGGCAGGCCGAGGCAGTCCGGACGGCGCTTGCGCGCGGCATCGTGGAGTGGCACAACGACCCACAGATCAAGGATGTTTTCCTCGCGTACGACCGGACTCTGCTCGTGAACGACTCGCGGCAGAAGGAAACGAAGAAGCCGCACGGCCCTGGCGCACGGGCACGGTTCCAGAAGTCCTACCGGTGA
- a CDS encoding DNA-directed RNA polymerase subunit N: MIPVRCFTCGKVISTAWKEFEERRDAGEDPKRILDDLGLERYCCRRMLLTHKVVVEDLNPYQ; encoded by the coding sequence ATGATACCCGTACGATGTTTTACATGCGGTAAAGTCATCTCTACAGCCTGGAAGGAGTTCGAGGAGCGGCGGGATGCGGGCGAGGATCCAAAACGGATCCTCGACGATCTCGGCCTGGAACGTTACTGTTGCAGGCGGATGCTGCTGACGCACAAGGTAGTAGTGGAGGACCTGAATCCGTACCAATGA
- a CDS encoding DNA-directed RNA polymerase subunit K, translating to MESYTRYERARIIGARALQISMGAPVLVKTPKTEPLEIALEEFDRDMIPITVKRK from the coding sequence ATGGAATCGTATACCCGATATGAACGAGCGCGAATTATAGGGGCTCGTGCTCTTCAGATATCGATGGGTGCACCGGTTTTGGTTAAAACACCAAAAACAGAGCCGCTCGAGATCGCACTCGAAGAGTTCGATCGAGACATGATCCCTATAACGGTGAAGAGAAAGTAG